In Pseudopipra pipra isolate bDixPip1 chromosome 5, bDixPip1.hap1, whole genome shotgun sequence, the following proteins share a genomic window:
- the RASD2 gene encoding GTP-binding protein Rhes: protein MMKTMSGGNCNLNVPAKNSYRMVVLGASRVGKSSIVSRFLNGRFEDQYTPTIEDFHRKVYNIRGDMYQLDILDTSGNHPFPAMRRLSILTGDVFILVFSLDNRESFDEVKRLQKQILEVKSCLKNKTKESADLPMVICGNKNDHSEVFRKVRTDEGENLVSSDENCAYFEVSAKKNTNVDEMFYVLFSMAKLPHEMSPSLHRKISIQYGDTFQQKSFRMRRFKDMGAYGMISPFARRPSVNSDLKYIKSKVLREGQSREREKCTIQ, encoded by the exons ATGATGAAGACCATGTCTGGTGGAAACTGCAACCTGAATGTGCCAGCCAAGAACTCATACCGGATGGTAGTGCTGGGAGCCTCCAGGGTGGGGAAAAGCTCCATCGTCTCACGCTTTCTCAATGGCCGGTTTGAGGATCAGTACACTCCTACCATCGAGGATTTTCATCGTAAGGTCTACAACATCCGGGGAGACATGTATCAGCTGGACATCCTGGACACCTCTGGGAATCACCCTTTCCCTGCTATGAGGAGGCTTTCTATCCTGACAG gGGATGTTTTCATCCTGGTATTTAGCCTGGACAACAGAGAATCCTTTGATGAGGTCAAGCGGCTCCAGAAACAGATCCTTGAGGTCAAATCCTGCCTGAAGAACAAGACCAAGGAATCAGCTGACCTCCCTATGGTCATCTGTGGAAACAAAAATGACCACAGTGAAGTCTTCCGCAAGGTACGCACTGATGAAGGTGAGAATCTTGTCTCCAGTGACGAAAACTGTGCTTACTTTGAAGTGTCAGCCAAGAAGAATACCAATGTGGATGAGATGTTCTATGTTCTCTTCAGCATGGCCAAGCTACCTCATGAGATGAGCCCTTCTCTCCACAGGAAGATCTCCATCCAGTATGGTGACACTTTCCAACAGAAATCCTTCCGGATGCGCCGATTCAAGGACATGGGTGCCTATGGCATGATCTCTCCCTTTGCTCGCCGGCCAAGCGTCAACAGTGACCTGAAGTATATCAAATCGAAAGTTCTCCGGGAAGGTCAGtccagagagagggagaaatgcACAATCCAGTGA